Part of the Mycolicibacterium thermoresistibile genome, CGGTACGGGCTCGGGCGCCCGTGTCGGCGCAGTCAGCCGTTTATGAAGCTCAACCGCACCGAGCGGCGCGGGTTGTCCCGATTGAGGTCCACCAGCACCACGCTCTGCCAGGTGCCAAGCAGGGGTTCACCGCCCTGAACCGGGATCGTCACCGACGGCGCCACCAGCGCCGGCAGCACGTGATCGGCACCATGTCCCGGGGAGCCGTGCCGGTGCCGGTACCGGTCATCGCGCGGCAGCAACCGGTCCAGGGTATCCACGAGATCCTCGTCGGAACCCGACCCGGTCTCGATCAGGGCGAGCCCCGCCGTCGCGTGCGGTGCGAACACATTGCACAGCCCGTCGCCGCGGCCGGCGCAGAACTCGCGTACCTGTGGGGTCAGGTCGACGATGCGACGACGTGCGGTGTCGACGTCGAGCACCTCGGTCTTCATTCCTCCAGCCTAGCGGCCCGGATCTGCAGATTCCGTTCCGGAACCTCCCCCGAACCTCCCCCGAACCTCCCCCGAACCATTGCCACGGGGCCGGCGACGGAGGACGCTGATAACTGAACCGGTGGCGCCCACCGGGGCGCTGCCCCGAGGTGACAGGGGGGAATCGTGTTCGCACGTTCATCCACATTCATGGCGCGTCCGAGCTGCATCGACGCCGGGATCGCCCACATCCGCGACGAAGTGATGCCCCAGCTCTCGCTGCAGAGCGGTCATGTCGGGCTGTCGTTGCTGGTGGATCGGCGGTCCGGGCGCTGCATCGCCACCAGCGCCTGGGACCGCGAGGAGGCCCGCCGGGACAGCGCCGGCCCGGCCGAGCGGTTGCGGCACCGTGCGGCCGAGGTGTTCGGCAGTCCCGAGCCGAAGGCCGAGGACTGGGAGATCGCCGTGCTGCACCGGGACCACGCGGCCGGCGACGGCGCCTGTGTGCGGGCGACCTGGATCAAGCTGGTGCCCGACCAGAGGAAGCGTTCGCTGGAGTACTACCGCACCGCGGTGCTGCCCTCGGTCGAGGAGCTCGACGGCTTCTGCAGCGCCAGCCTGCTCATCGACTCGGCGGCCCGGCGTGCGGTGTCGTCGACCACATTCGACAGCCACGAGGCGATGGAACGCAACCGGGAGCAGGCCACCGCCCTGCGCACCGCGCGGCTGCGGGAGCTGGGTGCGGAGCTGCTCGACGTGGGCGAGTTCGAGCTGGCCATCGCGCAGTTGCGGGTGCCCGAGCTGGTGTGAGACCGGTTTACTGACGCCCGCGAAAGGGCACCTCCGCTGCACCTGAAAGCACTGGAGGAATCTCATGACCATCACCGGCGTCATCAGCGCAATCCTGGTGGGAATCGTGGTCGGCGCGTTGGGCCGACTGCTCCTGCCCGGTAAACAGAACATCGGGATCCTGGTGACCATCCTGGTGGGCATCGTCTCGGCCTTCATCGGTACCGCGATCGCCCGGGCGGTCGGCATCCCCACCGCGACCCGCGGGATCGATTGGCTGGAACTGCTCGTCCAGGTGGTCGTCGCGGTGATCGGAGTCGCGATCGTGGCGTCGCTGATGGGACGCAGAAGTCGCCGTCACGGGGTACTCGGTCACTGATTGTCGAGCCGAACCCGGCCGGTCGACCACCGGCCGGGTTCCGCTAGGGGGGCTCGCGGGGCAGCAACGGTCCCAACGGACCGAGATCGATGTTGAGATCCTCAGGTGTCAGGCCGAAATGGTCCCGCAACTCCGCCATCTTCTCCTCGAGCAGCATCAGCGTCGTGCCGATCCGCTCGATCTGCTCATCGGTGAGATCACCGGCGTCGACCCGCCGGATCGGACGAGCATGCGGTGTGCCGCACACTATTTGCTGTCTGTTTCCGGTGCACCGCGGCGGGTCCGGCCGGTCCACCACGCGGCGGGTTCCCCGGGAAATCACCGATGGTGTGCGGTGGCGCGGCGGCCGCAGGACGGTGGCAAACCGGTCAGGACCGCCCGCGCAGGCCGCGGATGATCGCACGCAACCGGTCGACCCGGCCGGCGATCTCCCGTTCGGCGCCCCGGCCGGTCGGCCGGTAGTAGTCCACGCCCACCAGGGTGTCCGGCGGATACTGTTGCGCCACAACGCCGTCCGGATGGTCGTGGGAGTACTTGTACCCCTGGGCGTGGCCGAGCCGCGCCGCGCCCGAGTAGTGGCCGTCGCGCAGGTGGGCCGGCACCAGCCCGGCCTTCCCGGCCCGGATGTCGGCCATCGCGGCGCCCAGCGCGGTGGTCACCGCATTGGACTTCGGCGCGGTGGCCAGGTGCACGGTGGCGTGCGCCAGCGTCAGTTGCGCCTCGGGCATCCCGATCAGCTGCACGGTCTGGGCCGCTGCCACCGCGAGCGGCAGTGCCGTCGGATCGGCCATCCCGATGTCCTCGCTGGCCAGGATCATCAGCCGGCGTGCGATGAACCTCGGATCCTCACCGGCCACCAGCATCCGGGCCAGATAGTGCAGAGCCGCGTCGACGTCGGAGCCCCGCACCGACTTGATGAACGCGCTGACCACGTCGTAGTGCTGATCCCCGTCGCGGTCGTAGCGCACCGCCGCCTGATCCAGGGACTGTTCGATGGTCCCGACCGTGACCCGCTCGCCCGCCTCGGCGGCCACCTCGAGCGCGGTCAGCGCACGGCGGGCGTCACCGGCCGACAGCTGCACCAGCAGCTCCACCGCGTCGTCGCTGACCTCGACCTTCCCGCCGAGACCGCGCGGGTCGTCGATGGCGCGGCGCACCACGGTGCGGATGGCGTCGGTGTCCAGCGGCTGCAGCTGCAGGATCAGCGACCGGCTCAGCAGCGGCGCGACCACCGAGAACGACGGGTTCTCCGTCGTCGCCGCCACCAGCAGCACCACCCGGTTCTCCACCGCCGCGAGCAGCGCGTCCTGCTGGGTCTTGGAGAACCGGTGCACCTCATCGATGAACAGCACGGTCTGCTCACCGCGCATCGCGGCGCGGCGGGCGGTGTCGATGACGGCGCGCACCTCCTTGACGCCCGCCGACAACGCGGACAGCGCCTCGAACCGCCGGCCGGTGGCCTGGGAGATCAGCGACGCCAGCGTGGTCTTGCCGGTGCCCGGCGGTCCGTACAGGATGACCGAGGCCGCGCCCGAGCCCTCGACGAGGCGGCGCAGCGGGGCGCCGGGCTGCAGCAGATGGTCCTGGCCGACGACCTCGTCGAGGTTGGCCGGCCGCATCCGCACCGCCAGCGGCGCCGGGGTGGTCGGTGCCCCGGGTTCCGCGGTGGAGGCCGGTTCACCGGGCAGATCGAACAGGCTGTCGGACACGCCTCAGGCTTACCACGACCGTCGGTCACTCGTCGCGCGTGTGTGGGGGCTGCTGCACGCCTCAGGTCCCGGGCGCCGTCACGAAGTCGATCAGCTCCTCGACCCGGCCGATCAGCGCCGGCTCCAGATCCATCCAGTTGCGCACCTGACCGCGGATCCGTTGCCAGGCGTGCGCGATGTCGGCCTGGGTCTGATGCGGCCAGCCCAGCGCCGCGCACACCCCGGTCTTCCAGTCGGTGCCGCGCGGCACCGTCGGCCAGGCCTTGATGCCCAACCGTTCCGGTTTGACCGCCTGCCAGATGTCGATGAACGGGTGGCCGACCACCAGGGTGTGCGCACCGAACGGTCCCTGCTCCACCTCACCGGCGATGCGGGCCTCCTTGGAGCCGGTGACGAGATGGTCGACCAGCACCCCCAGCCGCCGGCCGGGGCCGGGCCGGAACTCCGCGACGATGTCGACCAGATCGTCGATCCCGCCGAGATACTCGACCACCACCCCCTCGACCCGCAGATCATCGCCCCACACCTGTTCGACCAGCTCGGCGTCGTGGCGGCCCTCCACGTAGATCCGGCTCGGCAACGCGACCCTCGCCCGTCCGCCCCGCACCGCCACCGACCCGGATGCGGTGCGGGCCGGCGCCTTGGGCGCCTCGCGCCGCGGCGGCGTGAGGATCACCGGTTCACCGTCGATCAGATAGCCGGGCCCGATCGGGAACGGTTTGGTGCGGCCGTGGCGGTCCTCCAACCGCATCCGGCCGAACTCGATGTGCACCACCGCGCCGACGAATCCGGTCTCCGCA contains:
- a CDS encoding secondary thiamine-phosphate synthase enzyme YjbQ, producing the protein MKTEVLDVDTARRRIVDLTPQVREFCAGRGDGLCNVFAPHATAGLALIETGSGSDEDLVDTLDRLLPRDDRYRHRHGSPGHGADHVLPALVAPSVTIPVQGGEPLLGTWQSVVLVDLNRDNPRRSVRLSFING
- a CDS encoding GlsB/YeaQ/YmgE family stress response membrane protein; translated protein: MTITGVISAILVGIVVGALGRLLLPGKQNIGILVTILVGIVSAFIGTAIARAVGIPTATRGIDWLELLVQVVVAVIGVAIVASLMGRRSRRHGVLGH
- a CDS encoding replication-associated recombination protein A, with translation MSDSLFDLPGEPASTAEPGAPTTPAPLAVRMRPANLDEVVGQDHLLQPGAPLRRLVEGSGAASVILYGPPGTGKTTLASLISQATGRRFEALSALSAGVKEVRAVIDTARRAAMRGEQTVLFIDEVHRFSKTQQDALLAAVENRVVLLVAATTENPSFSVVAPLLSRSLILQLQPLDTDAIRTVVRRAIDDPRGLGGKVEVSDDAVELLVQLSAGDARRALTALEVAAEAGERVTVGTIEQSLDQAAVRYDRDGDQHYDVVSAFIKSVRGSDVDAALHYLARMLVAGEDPRFIARRLMILASEDIGMADPTALPLAVAAAQTVQLIGMPEAQLTLAHATVHLATAPKSNAVTTALGAAMADIRAGKAGLVPAHLRDGHYSGAARLGHAQGYKYSHDHPDGVVAQQYPPDTLVGVDYYRPTGRGAEREIAGRVDRLRAIIRGLRGRS
- a CDS encoding DUF3097 domain-containing protein translates to MADRYGSDVLTNNPHRRPRSTERPVELGLVVEDAETGFVGAVVHIEFGRMRLEDRHGRTKPFPIGPGYLIDGEPVILTPPRREAPKAPARTASGSVAVRGGRARVALPSRIYVEGRHDAELVEQVWGDDLRVEGVVVEYLGGIDDLVDIVAEFRPGPGRRLGVLVDHLVTGSKEARIAGEVEQGPFGAHTLVVGHPFIDIWQAVKPERLGIKAWPTVPRGTDWKTGVCAALGWPHQTQADIAHAWQRIRGQVRNWMDLEPALIGRVEELIDFVTAPGT